The Bdellovibrio sp. NC01 genome includes the window AATGATTGCTGCTCACAACGAATCTTTTCTTTGATCAACCAGCGAAGGATGTCCGCCAAGTTTTTATTCTTCTTATCCAAGAAGAATGGATCGTTTTCCAAAGCGTCTTTTGCTTTTTTCAAAGCACGTGCTTCAGCCGGATCAGATTCTTTCACTTTGTAGTGAGGCAGATCGTATTTTTTCACGTCTTCAGGCAATACACCCAAGAATTTTACATTCGGTGCAGAGAAGTCAGCGTTACGGATCAAAGATGCCGCAGAGCCTGCTTTCAATGTACGGAAGATATTTTGCATCGTGTACGCATCGAGATCTCCGAAGAAGTACATTGGAACATCTAGTTCTTCTTGGATCAGCTTCGCCCAACCACGAACACCATTCGATGGAACCCCTTGAGCACCCATGACGATACAGTTGTTACGTTTTGTGAAACCCATTGTTACAAGCGTATTCGCCGTACCTTCAGATTCAACGATCAAGCAGAAGTCGATTTTCTTTTTCGCCTTCAATTTCAAAGCTTGAGGTTTATTCTTCGGTTGGAATGGTGACGTACCCAAAGTTGAAAGATCGATCACCGCACGGTCACCGTCTGCCAAAGTTTCAGTCACGATCAATTGTTGCGAGTAAGTTTGTCCACCACGGTCATTGGCGAAAACGTTCAATTCCTCACGATACACTTCAAGCATATCGCCGATGAAATCGATGATCGCATCTGATTCAGGCTGATCTTCGAAATCCAAAGGTTTCAAACGAGGATTGCCTTTAATCTCACCTTTACAGATGTAGTAAAGTTCACGCTTCGTATTGACGTTGCCGACATCAAGGTTACGCAACAAGATCTCAAGAATGAAAACCACGCGCGCAAGTTTTTGTACGGAAGATACGTTCAACTCTGTACGAACAACTTTATCACCTGGAGTCAGGTAACCCACTTTGGCGTTGTACAAAGAGTTATCCAAAGAAGTCTTTACCGCTTCCAAAACAGGACGTTTTGAAGATTCAAGATCCTTCAACATCTTGTCAGCCAAGATGCGGGCCTCTTTAGGGATATCAATTTTTAAATCACGGATGCTGAGTAGTTTTGCCATTACGCTTTTTTCCCAGTCGTTTTCTTAGTTGCTACTTTTTTTGTCGTCGCTTTTTTAGTTCCTTGAGAACTATCTTCCGACGCCTCATCGACCAAATCTTCAGAGCTGATTACGTCCAACTCTTCTTCATCACCGTGGTCGATACCTTTTTTCTTCTCGCGCTTTTTCTGCTCAAGAAGTTTAGATTCCGCTGCTTCCAAATCTGCAATCGCCTCTTCAGAATCGCGACCCAAAAGTTTTTTCAAACCTTCTTCGGCTTTTTTCTTACGAGACTCTGGAGCTTTGATGATTCTTGCCAAACCTTCTACCAAGATCGGACCGAACTGCTCGATGTGAGCAAGTTTTCTTTCAAGATCCGCTTCTTTCACTTCTTTTTTGATGTGACGAGAAAGCTTTTGACCCGCTTGGATCAAGGCAAGACGAATTTCACCAACCAACTCTTCAGAAGCGTCGATTGTTTCTTTCGAAGCATTTTTAAATTTAATGAACGGAGACACGATTGAAACCGCGAAAATATACGGACCCAATGGCAAGCTGTCTTTCGGCTGACCAAGACCGTATGATTTCCAGTTTACTGATTCAATCGCCCACGTGATCGCACAACCTGATTTATCGAATTGCAACGGCACGCGATTCGCGAAACGTAGCAATGTCACAGGAGAATCCGCTTCTTGATTGCGGTTTTTGAAACGCGCCAAAGCCACTTCCACAACCACCGGTTTGAAGTCACAAATAGTCGGCTTACGAGTCACAACTGCGAAGAAGTCGATTTCACCCAAACGCGTGATTGATTTAGAAAGAGCTTCTTCACCCACAGTCAAAACTGACTTCGTTGAAGGCGCCATCAAATCTGTATTTTGCACCGCTTGGAAAACTTTTTTGAAGTCTTCTTCAGACAAAGAAGTGATCGGTTTTTCTAGCAAATTCTTAGGCAAACCTTTTTTCACGAACTCAGAGATCGATTGATCAGAGATGCGCGAAAAACCAGTTTTCAAGAATTTAGACAAAGTCGTTTTACCGAACAATGTCGAGTGAGTGATGAACTCACCTAATTTAAATGTATGAGGATGTGGCAAAGACGCCTCTGGAACTTGCGGTACATCTGTACTTACGCGAGTCACAGTAACGAAATCATTTTCCATCAACTTATACGTAATCGTCATGTGCGGATTTACTAGGATCGTACCTTCAAGATACGTCACAAGACCACCGTCACCGTTCAATTGAATACGTCCATCAAGAACGAACTCAACGCGAGTTCCATGGTCGCGATCCCAATCCAAAGTTTCTTTATTTTTTAGAACACCTGTATTGGATTTGATGTCGACGTCTACTTGAGCCGCGACAGCTTTACGCATTTTTTTAGTTTTAGAAACGACGTTTACACCACGGGCATTCGTCATTTGCGCCCATGTTGTTGCAGCAGAGATACCGATACCTTGTTGACCACGAGAACATTGACCGCGACCGAACTTAGATGATGCAAGATACTCACCGTAAACTTTGGCAAGATCTTCGGCTTCGATACCAGGTCCGTTATCTTCAACGACGATACGAATAAGATCGGTATTTTTAGTGGAACCGCTGCCCACTTTTGAAATCTCAACCAATAGATCTGGAAGAATTCCCGCAGATTCGCAGGCATCCAATGAGTTATCCACGGCCTCTTTCAAGGTCGTCAAAACGGCCTTCAATGGAGACGAGAAACCGACCTGTTGGAGGTTCTTAGCAAAATATTCAGCTGTACTACTTTTAGTAATTTTGCTCACAGTCGCTTAATCCTTACAACGATGTTAACGAATTTTTATCGAGGGCTCCTGCCCTTGCTCCCTTACCGGAGCTGCGCTAATTTGCCTTCCTGGCCAATTTTTAATGAATGACTTTGATAGCTTAACTCGAACGCATGGAGTCAAATCAAGACCAAAGCCCCAACGCTGCTTGGCGTAAAATTGAATGTGAGAAAAACCGAGTTCCAAAAAAGCAGCCCAAAAAACAGTCGTTTCCCTCTGAAAACCATATCTGAGAGGCATAAAAAACCCCGAAAAAAGGGCTCTGAAACAATAAAAAAACCTACCATTTTGATGCGTATTCGACGGCTTTTTTGCTGTTAATTGCCGGTTTTTATCGGCCGGCGATGAGTTCATTCCCTGGAAATCAGAGTCTATCTCTCATATGGGCACTCAAACAGTCACCTATTGGAATAGAACCTTTGGACTGTTAAGATATCTTGGTGAAGCACACATCTCGCTCTGAACATTCGAAATTCCGTACTCACAGCGAGAACATTTGCCATCTGATTTCAGAAGAGGGTTTGAGTTTTCGCCCTTATGCCCGTGAAGCCCTGACTTATTTCAGTCTGCTTGATGAAGCCTTACAACGCGCGATCGTCGTCGACCTGATGAACTACTATCAGATTTGCTTGGATATGCGCGCGACCGGACAAACTTTAAAGAGTACACGCGTGTTTACGGAAAAAGCTTTAGATCGTTTGGATCTGCACATTGATCCTAAAGAGCTTGAACGCATCGAAGATCAACACATCATTGAAATCTATGATGTCGATCAACGACAGATCTTCAGAAGTTTCCGTTTTTTTGAAGTTTCAAGTTATACGCTGGAAGATCTTTTGTGTCGTCGTTGGTATCATATCTTTTTGCGTCCGCCAGAACACGAAGCCGCCTTTCAAGCAAAGGTGAACGAATTCTTCACGGCAAGCGAAAAGAAAACGATGGAGCTAGGCTTACCCGAGTGTCCTGTTTCTGAAAGTGAAACTCTTGAACGCCTTAAAATCTTCGCGCAAGTTCATCGCTTCGTTCCGCTCTTTGACCAGAACAAGCAATTCAAAGCCGTGATGTTAGTCATCACGGCACGCCCGGAAAAATAGAGCAAAAAAAAGCCGGAATTTCTTCCGGCTTTTTAGTCTTATTTCGTGATTCCAAACTTATTCATGATGAAAGCGTATTCTTCCGCTTGTTCCCACAAGTGATCAAAGCGTCCTGACACCCCAAAGTGTCCTGCGCCCATGTTGGTTTTAAATACCAACGTATTGCTATCGGTTTTCAACTCGCGCAATTTAGAAACCCATTTAGCTGGTTCCCAATATGTCACGCGTGGATCGTTCAAACCACAAGTCACAAACAACGTGGGATAAGCTTTCGCTTCGACGTTATCATACGGAGAATAACTCTTCATGTACTTGTAGTATTTCTTATCCGCTGGATTGCCCCACTCTTTGTATTCAATTTGTGTCAGTGGCAAATCCTTATCGAACATTGTGTTGATCACATCCACAAACGGCACGTGAGCTGCGATAGCGCTGTACAGATCAGGGCGCATATTCATACAAGCTCCCATCAACATACCACCGGCACTGCCACCGCAGGCTGCAAGTTTATCTTTTGCAACAAGACCGCTTTTAATCAGGTAATCGCCACACGCATTGAAATCTAAGAATGTGTTTTTCTTTTTCAAGAACTTACCGTCTTCATACCAGTAACGACCCATTTCAGAGCCACCACGCGGATGGGCCAATGCATACACAAAACCACGATCAATCAAACGGAACACATCACGACGAGCTGGGAATGCATCAGGAATGCTCATGCCGTATGAGCCATAACCATACAAGTAACCTGGCGCTTTTCCGTTCTTCTTCAAACCTTTGCGATACACCAACGTCAAAGGCACTTTCACTCCGTCATGAGATTTCACCCATACACGTTCACAAACATAGTTTGCTTTCTTGTGACCTTTCACTTCTTTGGTTTTCAAAGTTTTGGATTTACGCGTCTTCATATTGTACTCGATCACGGAATCAGGTGTGATCGGTGACGAGTAAGAAATACGCAAAGCCTCTGTTTCGAATTCACGATTTGCGCCCAATGAAACGTCATAGGCTTTATCAGCGAATGAAACAAGATGATCTTTTTTCTTAGTGAAATCATAGATACGAATTTGCGGCAATCCGCCTTCGCGCTCTGTAATCACCATGAAGTCTTTGAACATCATCAAACCCGTGCGCAAAATCGCATCAGAGTTCTTAATGAACGTTTTCCAGTTCTTGCGACCCGGTTTTTGCAAAGACGTTTTCATGATTTGGAAATTTGTGGCTTTGTAGTTCGTGTGAACCCAGAACTCACCCTCACGATCCGTCACAGAATATTCGATACCTTCTTTACGAGGTTCGATGCATTTGAAATGACCATGTGGTTCGTGCGCGCTTAAGTACCACACTTCCGTCGTGATTTTACCGCCTGTGTG containing:
- a CDS encoding DNA topoisomerase VI, whose translation is MAKLLSIRDLKIDIPKEARILADKMLKDLESSKRPVLEAVKTSLDNSLYNAKVGYLTPGDKVVRTELNVSSVQKLARVVFILEILLRNLDVGNVNTKRELYYICKGEIKGNPRLKPLDFEDQPESDAIIDFIGDMLEVYREELNVFANDRGGQTYSQQLIVTETLADGDRAVIDLSTLGTSPFQPKNKPQALKLKAKKKIDFCLIVESEGTANTLVTMGFTKRNNCIVMGAQGVPSNGVRGWAKLIQEELDVPMYFFGDLDAYTMQNIFRTLKAGSAASLIRNADFSAPNVKFLGVLPEDVKKYDLPHYKVKESDPAEARALKKAKDALENDPFFLDKKNKNLADILRWLIKEKIRCEQQSFFSVDPKDPIKTEKLILEKIKRGSYV
- a CDS encoding DNA topoisomerase VI subunit B, with the protein product MSKITKSSTAEYFAKNLQQVGFSSPLKAVLTTLKEAVDNSLDACESAGILPDLLVEISKVGSGSTKNTDLIRIVVEDNGPGIEAEDLAKVYGEYLASSKFGRGQCSRGQQGIGISAATTWAQMTNARGVNVVSKTKKMRKAVAAQVDVDIKSNTGVLKNKETLDWDRDHGTRVEFVLDGRIQLNGDGGLVTYLEGTILVNPHMTITYKLMENDFVTVTRVSTDVPQVPEASLPHPHTFKLGEFITHSTLFGKTTLSKFLKTGFSRISDQSISEFVKKGLPKNLLEKPITSLSEEDFKKVFQAVQNTDLMAPSTKSVLTVGEEALSKSITRLGEIDFFAVVTRKPTICDFKPVVVEVALARFKNRNQEADSPVTLLRFANRVPLQFDKSGCAITWAIESVNWKSYGLGQPKDSLPLGPYIFAVSIVSPFIKFKNASKETIDASEELVGEIRLALIQAGQKLSRHIKKEVKEADLERKLAHIEQFGPILVEGLARIIKAPESRKKKAEEGLKKLLGRDSEEAIADLEAAESKLLEQKKREKKKGIDHGDEEELDVISSEDLVDEASEDSSQGTKKATTKKVATKKTTGKKA
- a CDS encoding S9 family peptidase — translated: MAKKTLTPPQASKHPTTFKNHGDTRVDDYFWLRDKNHPETMPYLHAENAYFQSVMKPLQAFKNKLFKEMKARIKENDSSVPAPDGSYLYTTKFKKGKQYAIHTRKPKKGGREVVILDGNVVAKGKKYFALASMHISAEENTLAYAVDFDGSERHTIHFKNLKSNKILKDTLLNSSGNGMWAADGMTYFYVVLDANLRPFQVWRHTLGEDVKNDVLVYEEKDAQFFVGVEKSESEDMLYIHTGGKITTEVWYLSAHEPHGHFKCIEPRKEGIEYSVTDREGEFWVHTNYKATNFQIMKTSLQKPGRKNWKTFIKNSDAILRTGLMMFKDFMVITEREGGLPQIRIYDFTKKKDHLVSFADKAYDVSLGANREFETEALRISYSSPITPDSVIEYNMKTRKSKTLKTKEVKGHKKANYVCERVWVKSHDGVKVPLTLVYRKGLKKNGKAPGYLYGYGSYGMSIPDAFPARRDVFRLIDRGFVYALAHPRGGSEMGRYWYEDGKFLKKKNTFLDFNACGDYLIKSGLVAKDKLAACGGSAGGMLMGACMNMRPDLYSAIAAHVPFVDVINTMFDKDLPLTQIEYKEWGNPADKKYYKYMKSYSPYDNVEAKAYPTLFVTCGLNDPRVTYWEPAKWVSKLRELKTDSNTLVFKTNMGAGHFGVSGRFDHLWEQAEEYAFIMNKFGITK